The stretch of DNA GGCTCGCGCTCCCCCGCGTCCGGGAGGCGAGGACGAAATTCTTCTCGCCGGCGAGCACGGGACCGGCCACGGCCGCGATGAGGTCGGCGCGGTCGGCCCCGTCGCCGTCGAGGAAGACGACCACGCGGCATTCCGGCCGCGCCGCCGCCGCACCGGCCGCGCAGGCCCGCCCGTAGCCGCGCCCCGCCTCGATCACGCGGGCGCCCGCGGCGGCGGCGACCTCTCGGGTGTCGTCGCGGCTGCCGCCATCCGCCACGATGAGATCGCCCGCGAAGGCGCGCGGGATCTCGGCGAGGACGGTGCCGATGGTCTCGGCCTCGTTCAGGGTCGGGATGACGACGCTCACGGGCTCGAAGGCCGGGGTGGCATCGGGAGATGTCACAGGGCTCGTCTCCGTCGCAAGAGGGCGCGCAGCGCCAGGATCAGGGCCGGCCCGAACACGAGGCCCGGCCAGACGAAGCGCTCGTTGAACGGATCGACGTAGAACAGCACCGGGGCGGCCGACAGCCAGATCACGGCCGGGTTCGGGGCGACGCAGGCGGGCAGCGCCAGCCACGCATAGTACCACGCATAGTGCGGGTTGGCGGCCGCCGTGGCGAGCGCCGCCAGCAGCCCCGCGTCGCGGCACAGCACGACCTCCCCTGGCTCGTCCTTCGACGCCTTCCGGGTCGCGACCCACAGGGACAGGGCCGCGAACCCTGCGGCGACGGCGAGCGCGTAGATCCGGGCCGCCGCCGCGGGAAGCGTCACGAGGTGGGAGAGGCCGGCGAGCAGCCAGAAGCCCTGGCCGGTGTCGAACCCTTCTTCCGCCCCGTAGGCCGGCAGGAAGCCGAGTACGCCCGCGCCGGCCGAGAGGTAGGGCGCGTAGAGCGCGACGATGACCGTAAGGCCCGCGAGCGCCGGGCGCCACAGCCGCCCGCCCCGTATGAAGGCCGGCGCCACCACGACCGGCAGGAACTTCACCAGCACCGCCCCGGCAAGGATCGCGCCAGCCAACCCGTCGCGGTGGCGCGCACGGGCGAGGAGGGCCAGCGCGAGCAGCCCGACCGCGAGCGCGTCGACGTGGCCGTCGAGGGCGAAGGACCACAGCACAAGAGGGTTCCAGGCGTAGATCAGGATCCGCACCCGCGGCTGCCCGGCGCGCGCAAGGAGCGCGAGCAGGCAGAGCACCGCGACGCCCTCGCACAGGAGCATCGCGGCCTTCATCCCGGTCACGCCCGCGCTTATGCGGCCGACGATCGCGAAGAAGGCCTGCGCCGCCGGCGGATAGATCGTGCGGGCGTAGTCGGCCCGGTTGATGAGCGGAAAGACGTCCGGGTCGCGCAAGGGAGCCAGCGCCGGATCGGCCGGGACATAGAGGTAGGGGTTGATGCCCGCCGCCTGCACCTGCCCGTCCCAGACGTAGCGGTAGATGTCGCTCGACAGGAACGGCGGCTGGAGCAGGAGCGCGAGGCGCAGGAGCACCGCCAGTGCGAGGACGAGCCTTGTCGCCGAGGCAGGCAGGTCGTGCCGCAGCGCGACACGGACGGCGAGCAGGTAGACACCGACCGAGACCGCCAGCACGCCGACGAAGAGGTTGGCCCGCAGCGGCGATCCCACCGTGTCGGCGCCTGGCACGTGCAGCGTGAGGGCGCCGAGTGTCAGCGCCGTGAGGGCGGCCCCGAGGAGAGCGAGGCTGGTTCGCGGAGAGGCCAAGGAGCCGATCAAGGGAGCGGCGCCTCGGCGACAGCGCTGGTCCATTGTCCAACCATGCTCCGACCTCCGAGGCGACCCCGCCCGGGGATCTGCCTCACCCAGGGTCGCGTGTCCACAATACAGCCCGGCACGAAACGGCGCAGTCCGTCAGCATATCGTGCAGCCGGAGTCAGGTCCGAGGGGGCGGCCACGAAGTTGGTCGATCCAGGCTGCGCGCTATGCGTCATCGGACGGGGCCTCCTGCCCGCACGGTCCGCGCCGGGCCAAGCGCGCGTGGAAATCGGCATTGAGACGGCCCAGCGTGACGTCGCCCGGACGTGAGAGCAGCAGGGCCTCGGCCTCCCGGCAGGCGTCAGCGAGGGCGGCGTTGACCGCCTGCTCGACGAGGCAGGTCGGCTCCTCTCTCCAGTGCCCCATCGCGAACACCTCCGGCGAGCCCACGGTGGAACTCTCCTTGGGATCGGGTGAGGCGGTCAGGCCTGGGCGGCTATGCTCCGGGCGACGTCGGCGGCGCTGATGCCCTCCAGGGCGAGGCCGTAGCCGGCGCCCTCCTCGACGAGCCGGCGCAGGCGCTGCGTGAGCGCTATGCGGGTGTAGCGGCCGGTGAGCGGCGGCAGGGCGGCGATGCCGTCCGCGATCTCATGCGCCCTGGCCAGCAGCCGGTCCTGCGGCACGATCTCGTTGACCACGCCCCAATCCTTGGCCGTCTGGGCATCCAGCACCTGCCGCGTCAGCAGGAAGTACCTCCCGCGGATCGAGCCGATCACCTCCGGCCACAGGATGTGCATACCGTCGCCCGGCACGATGCCGAATTCAAAGTGCGGCTTGTCCTGAAACACGGTCTCGGGCGTCGCCAGCACGACGTCGGTGAGGAGCGCGTACTCGCTGTGCAGCAGGACCGGGCCGTTCAGTGCGGTGATCATCGGCACCTCGATGTCGAGGATGTTGCCGAGCACCTTGCGGCCCTCCCGAGGATCTTGTCGTAGCCTTGGGGCGTGAAGAAATCGAAGCCCTCGGGGCTGATCGCGTCCATGAACGCGTCGCCCGCCCCGGTGAGGATCACCGCTCGGTTGTCGCGGTCCTCGCCGATGGCGTGGAACAGGTCGACGAACTGCTCGTGGGTATGACCGTTGAAGACGAGTTTGCCGCCGTCGGTGTGGAGCATGACCTCCAGCACGCCGTTCGGCTTGCGTGTCAGGCGGGCGTTGGGGAAGGCGTCGCGGTAGGTGTCGAAACGGGCCATCGGTACTGTCCTCGTGCTGGCCGACTGCGTCGTCGGGATGAGGACGAGATAGACGGCTCCGGCCGGCGACGGACGACGGTGCGCGGCGATAAGGCTTATGCCGCGGCGGAATGGGGTTCGCCGGCCCCGACCAGGGCGGCCTGGACGAAGCCGGCGAAGAGCCGTGCCTTGGCGCTGGCCATGCGGCCGGTGGGGAAGACCGCCCAAAGGTCGATATTGGGCAGCGCCCAGGGCTCCAGCAGCCGCTGCACCGCGCCGCTCGCCAGTTCCGGGGCGAACATCCAGTCCGACGCGATGGTAAGCCCGATGTCGGCCAGCACGGCCGCCCTTAGGCCCTCGGCCGCGCTGACCCGCACGCGGCCGTGGACCGCGACCGAGACCTCGGCGCCGTCCCGGGTGAAGGACCAGGCATCGGCCTGCCGGCTGTAGACCACCGCCTCGTGCCCGGCGAGGTCCGCGGGACTGCGCGGCTCGCCCGCGCGGGCGAGATAGCCGGGCGTGGCCAGCACCGAACGGGCCCCGGTGGCAAGCTTGCGCGCGACCGCGGCCGAGTCCGGCAAAGTCCCCATTCGCAGAGACAGGTCGATGCCCTCGCCGACGAGGTCGATCACCCGGTCGTCGAGGACGATCTCGATGTCGAGGTCCGGGTGCTCGGCGAGGAAACGCGGCAGCAGCGGCACGACGTGCAGCCGCGCGAAGGTGGTCGCCGCCGAGACGCGCAACCGGCCTGATAGCCCTGCGCCCGCGCCGCGGGCGGCGAGTTCGGCCTCGTCGGCCTCGGCGATGGCCGCCCGCGCCCGCTCGTAGAAGCGAAGGCCCGCCTCCGTGGGACTGAGGCCGTGCGTCGAGCGGACGAGCAGGCTGACCTGCAGCCGGTTCTCCAACTGTGCGACCGTCTTGGAGACGGCGGGCTGGCCCACGTTCAGGAGCCGGGCGGCCCCCGAGAAGGAGCCCGATTCCACGACCCTCACGAAGGTCGCCATCGCCTGATACCGGTCCACGCCATTCCTCCCTGGAATGAGCGTTATCGCCCTGGGCCGGCTGCCCTGTCCATCAGGGAGGGGGCATCAATCCGGACATCCCCACCGCGCAGTCGCGGCGGCCCATCTGGAGCAAAGCGGACATGTTCGAGGTCTATGCCTTCGCCACGCCCAACAGCGTCAAGGTTCCCATCGCCCTGGAGGAGCTCGGCCTCCCATACGTCCTGCACGGCGTGAACGTGCGTCAGGGCGAGCAGAAGGCCCCC from Methylobacterium aquaticum encodes:
- a CDS encoding glycosyltransferase 87 family protein, giving the protein MASPRTSLALLGAALTALTLGALTLHVPGADTVGSPLRANLFVGVLAVSVGVYLLAVRVALRHDLPASATRLVLALAVLLRLALLLQPPFLSSDIYRYVWDGQVQAAGINPYLYVPADPALAPLRDPDVFPLINRADYARTIYPPAAQAFFAIVGRISAGVTGMKAAMLLCEGVAVLCLLALLARAGQPRVRILIYAWNPLVLWSFALDGHVDALAVGLLALALLARARHRDGLAGAILAGAVLVKFLPVVVAPAFIRGGRLWRPALAGLTVIVALYAPYLSAGAGVLGFLPAYGAEEGFDTGQGFWLLAGLSHLVTLPAAAARIYALAVAAGFAALSLWVATRKASKDEPGEVVLCRDAGLLAALATAAANPHYAWYYAWLALPACVAPNPAVIWLSAAPVLFYVDPFNERFVWPGLVFGPALILALRALLRRRRAL
- a CDS encoding enoyl-CoA hydratase/isomerase family protein; the protein is MLGNILDIEVPMITALNGPVLLHSEYALLTDVVLATPETVFQDKPHFEFGIVPGDGMHILWPEVIGSIRGRYFLLTRQVLDAQTAKDWGVVNEIVPQDRLLARAHEIADGIAALPPLTGRYTRIALTQRLRRLVEEGAGYGLALEGISAADVARSIAAQA
- a CDS encoding LysR family transcriptional regulator, producing the protein MDRYQAMATFVRVVESGSFSGAARLLNVGQPAVSKTVAQLENRLQVSLLVRSTHGLSPTEAGLRFYERARAAIAEADEAELAARGAGAGLSGRLRVSAATTFARLHVVPLLPRFLAEHPDLDIEIVLDDRVIDLVGEGIDLSLRMGTLPDSAAVARKLATGARSVLATPGYLARAGEPRSPADLAGHEAVVYSRQADAWSFTRDGAEVSVAVHGRVRVSAAEGLRAAVLADIGLTIASDWMFAPELASGAVQRLLEPWALPNIDLWAVFPTGRMASAKARLFAGFVQAALVGAGEPHSAAA